The following proteins are co-located in the Microbacterium sp. SORGH_AS_0888 genome:
- a CDS encoding ribose-phosphate diphosphokinase: protein MARKDKTVDLDRERGIAPGLVAKTKKRLVVAAGRSHLDLAQDVARALGTELVPTEYRTFASGEILTRFEVSIRGCDVFLIQSFGPPVNEWLMELLIMLDAAKRASAKRITVVAPYYPYSRQDKKGRGREPISARLVADLLRTAGADRVMSVDLHAAQIQGFFDGPVDHLFAKPVLLEHFKNTLSAEDRALLTVVSPDTGRVRVADQWSDSLGAPLAIIHKRRDPNVANQVTVNEIVGHVSGRVCLLVDDMIDTGGTIVKAAQALKESGARRVIVAATHAVFSDPAVERLQDASIDEVVVTDTIPLPEEKRFDALTVLPIAPLLARAIHEVFEDGSVTSMFDGAA, encoded by the coding sequence ATGGCACGCAAAGACAAGACGGTTGACCTCGATCGCGAGCGGGGCATCGCCCCGGGGCTGGTCGCCAAGACGAAGAAGCGGCTCGTGGTGGCCGCGGGGCGGTCGCACCTCGATCTCGCGCAGGACGTCGCCCGTGCGCTCGGCACGGAGCTCGTGCCCACCGAGTACCGCACGTTCGCGTCCGGAGAGATCCTGACGCGTTTCGAGGTCTCCATCCGCGGCTGCGACGTCTTCCTCATCCAGTCGTTCGGCCCGCCCGTCAACGAGTGGCTCATGGAGCTGCTCATCATGCTCGACGCCGCCAAGCGCGCGTCCGCGAAGCGCATCACGGTCGTGGCCCCGTACTACCCGTACTCGCGTCAGGACAAGAAGGGTCGCGGCCGGGAGCCGATCAGCGCCCGGCTCGTCGCGGACCTGCTGCGCACGGCCGGCGCCGATCGCGTCATGAGCGTCGACCTGCACGCCGCCCAGATCCAGGGGTTCTTCGACGGACCGGTCGATCACCTGTTCGCCAAGCCGGTCCTGCTCGAGCACTTCAAGAACACGCTCAGCGCGGAGGACCGCGCGCTGCTCACGGTCGTCTCGCCCGACACGGGACGCGTGCGGGTGGCCGACCAGTGGTCGGACAGCCTCGGCGCTCCCCTCGCGATCATCCACAAGCGGCGCGATCCGAACGTCGCGAACCAGGTCACGGTCAACGAGATCGTCGGTCATGTGAGCGGCCGGGTGTGCCTGCTGGTCGACGACATGATCGACACCGGCGGCACGATCGTGAAGGCTGCGCAGGCGCTGAAGGAGAGCGGCGCCCGACGTGTCATCGTCGCCGCCACCCACGCCGTCTTCAGCGACCCGGCGGTGGAGCGGCTGCAGGATGCGTCGATCGACGAGGTCGTGGTGACCGACACGATCCCGCTCCCCGAGGAGAAGCGCTTCGACGCGCTCACGGTGCTGCCGATCGCGCCGCTGCTGGCGCGTGCCATCCACGAGGTCTTCGAGGACGGGTCGGTCACGAGCATGTTCGACGGCGCCGCCTGA